A window of Sesamum indicum cultivar Zhongzhi No. 13 unplaced genomic scaffold, S_indicum_v1.0 scaffold00210, whole genome shotgun sequence contains these coding sequences:
- the LOC105179790 gene encoding adenylate isopentenyltransferase 7, mitochondrial-like yields MTNFSVGGMMNKHQGKDKVVVVLGATGTGKSRLAIDLATRFGVEVINSDKLQFYKGLDIVTNKVKSVAIKYECCFLWMDVAIPVLHSCVSNRVDQMVDSGLVEEGKAFFDPKIRDYDYGIRRAIGVPEMDEFSRSDGLVDGETRAKLFKAAIDEIKINTCKLACRQVEKILRMREEFGWKIHRLNTTKIFLRRGGDANEAWEKLVLESSTNIVARFICKENIDPKSTSFHLQRKHRSEIDCI; encoded by the exons ATGACGAACTTTTCAGTAGGGGGCATGATGAACAAACACCAAGGGAAGGataaggtggtggtggtattGGGTGCCACTGGCACCGGCAAATCGCGCCTGGCGATAGACCTGGCCACCCGTTTCGGGGTAGAGGTCATCAACTCAGACAAACTTCAATTCTACAAGGGCCTAGACATAGTAACAAATAAGGTGA AATCGGTTGCCATCAAGTACGAGTGTTGCTTTCTCTGGATGGACGTGGCGATCCCAGTCTTGCATTCGTGCGTGTCGAACAGGGTTGATCAGATGGTGGATAGCGGGTTGGTGGAGGAAGGTAAGGCATTTTTTGATCCCAAAATTCGTGACTACGATTATGGGATTAGGCGTGCCATTGGGGTCCCCGAGATGGATGAGTTCTCTAGGAGTGATGGTCTTGTCGATGGTGAAACTAGGGCTAAGCTATTTAAGGCAgctattgatgaaattaagataAACACTTGCAAATTAGCTTGCCGTCAagttgaaaagattttgaggatgagggaggaattCGGGTGGAAAATCCATCGGTTGAACACCACAAAGATATTCCTTCGACGTGGTGGAGATGCCAATGAAGCATGGGAGAAATTGGTGCTGGAGTCTAGTACGAACATTGTGGCTCGTTTCATTTGCAAAGAAAACATAGATCCGAAATCGACTTCGTTTCATTTGCAAAGAAAACATAGATCCGAAATCGActgcatatga